A region from the Motacilla alba alba isolate MOTALB_02 chromosome 10, Motacilla_alba_V1.0_pri, whole genome shotgun sequence genome encodes:
- the CLK3 gene encoding dual specificity protein kinase CLK3, with product MHHCRRLRSPEQDGEPGPRWKRRRSRSREYEGRLRYPPRRDLSRRSRSRSHERMPYQRRCRRDSDAYRLEERSPSFGEDCYPARPRPWRRSRGREQQRPRRYQQHCRRRRSRSCSSASSRSHQSSKRSRSVEDDKEGHLVCRIGDWLQERYEIVGSLGEGTFGKVVECVDHARGKSQVALKIIKNVGKYREAARLEINVLKKIKEKDKENKFLCVLMSDWFNFHGHMCIAFELLGKNTFEFLKENNFQPYPLPQIRHMAYQLCHALRFLHDNQLTHTDLKPENILFVNSDFDTLYNENKSCEQKSIRNTSIRVADFGSATFDHEHHTTIVATRHYRPPEVILELGWAQPCDVWSTGCILFEYYRGFTLFQTHENREHLVMMEKILGPLPSHMVHKTRKQKYFHNGSLVWDENTSDGRYVQENCKPLRTYMLHDSLEHAQLFDLMRRMLEFDPSQRITFSEALLHPFFAGLSAEERMLCGRGASRDLSR from the exons ATGCATCACTGCAGGAGGCTGCGGTCCCCGGAGCAGGACGGCGAGCCGGGGCCCCGCTGGAAGCGGCGGCGGTCGCGGAGCCGGGAGTACGAGGGCAGGCTGCGGTACCCGCCCCGCAGGGACCTCTCCCGCAGATCGCGCTCCAGGAG CCACGAGAGGATGCCTTACCagcggcgctgccggcgggACAGCGATGCCTACAGGCTGGAGGAGCGCAGCCCGTCCTTCGGGGAGGATTGCTacccggcccggccgcggccctGGCGGCGCTCCCGCGGCCGGGAGCAGCAGCGGCCCCGCAGATACCAGCAGCACTGCCGCCGACGCAGGAGCAGGTCTTGTAGCAGTGCCTCCTCG AGAAGCCACCAGAGCAGTAAGCGCAGCAGGAGCGTGGAAGATGACAAGGAAGGTCACCTGGTGTGCAGGATCGGCGATTGGCTTCAAGAGCGAT ATGAAATCGTGGGCAGCCTTGGTGAAGGCACTTTTGGGAAGGTGGTGGAGTGCGTGGACCACGCCAG AGGCAAGTCGCAGGTGGCGCTGAAAATCATAAAGAACGTTGGGAAGTACCGGGaggctgccaggctggaaaTCAACGTCCTGAAGAAAATCAAAGAGAAGGACAAGGAGAACAAGTT cctgtgcgTCCTCATGTCGGACTGGTTCAACTTCCACGGCCACATGTGCATTGCCTTTGAGCTGCTGGGCAAGAACACCTTCGAGTTCCTGAAGGAGAACAACTTCCAGCCCTACCCCCTGCCGCAGATCCGGCACATGGCCTACCAGCTGTGCCACGCCCTGAGAT TTCTGCACGACAACCAGCTGACTCACACCGACCTCAAGCCAGAAAACATCCTGTTTGTCAACTCGGATTTTGACACTCTGTACAACGAGAACAAG agctgtgagcagaagTCCATCCGGAACACGAGCATCCGCGTGGCCGACTTCGGCAGCGCCACCTTCGACCACGAGCACCACACCACCATCGTGGCCACGCGGCACTACCGGCCCCCAGAAGTGATTCTGG agctgggctgggcacagccgTGTGATGTCTGGAGCACTGGCTGCATTCTGTTCGAGTATTACCGTGGCTTCACGCTCTTCCAG ACCCACGAGAACCGTGAGCATCTTGTCATGATGGAGAAAATCCTGGGGCCGCTCCCATCTCACATGGTCCACAAAACTCG GAAGCAAAAATACTTCCACAATGGCAGCCTGGTGTGGGATGAGAACACGTCCGACGGCAGATACGTCCAGGAGAACTGCAAGCCCCTGCGG ACATACATGCTGCACGACTCTCTGGAGCACGCTCAGCTCTTTGACCTGATGAGGAGGATGCTGGAATTCGACCCCTCGCAGCGGATCACGTTCTCCGAGGCCCTCCTGCACCCCTTCTTTGCCGGGCTCTCGGCAGAGGAGCGGATGCTGTGCGGGCGCGGCGCCAGCCGGGACCTGAGCAGATGA